The Agromyces hippuratus genome has a window encoding:
- a CDS encoding CpaF family protein: protein MNLNDRLSALGKTQATAPANPFAAAEPVTNDESSPAEASAQPPAADTESATETQLPTAATEPAMFQPPAQPRAAAPRPSGALDPLAAVKEKAAEELFGRIGSRLNDASLTEEQLHLLARAELADIVAGEQLALSTAERNRLIDDIGADVLGYGPLEPLLADPTVSEIMVNRFDRLYVERNGRLQETAHRFTGEPQLRRVIERIVARVGRRIDESSPLVDARLDDGSRVNAIIPPLAVDGASLTIRKFAGTPYTVNDLIDFGSMTREVATVLDAAVRAKMNILVSGGTGTGKTTLLNVLSAFIPGDERIITIEDAVELQLQQEHVVRLESRPPNIEGRGEITIRDLVRNSLRMRPDRIVVGEVRGAESLDMLQAMNTGHEGSISTLHANSPRDAVSRMETLVLMAGMDLPLRAIREQISSAIDIIVQITRHKDGVRRITHITEVHGMEGDIITLQDAFSFDYSKGYDEEGRLRGRIEPTGVRPRFAERIADYGIALPISLFQPDIGDMLGAIR from the coding sequence GTGAACCTGAATGATCGGCTGAGTGCGCTCGGCAAGACGCAGGCGACAGCGCCGGCAAACCCGTTCGCTGCCGCAGAACCGGTGACCAACGACGAGTCGAGTCCGGCCGAGGCTTCCGCACAGCCGCCCGCGGCCGACACCGAATCGGCGACCGAGACGCAACTCCCCACCGCCGCCACCGAGCCCGCGATGTTCCAGCCTCCTGCCCAGCCGCGCGCAGCCGCACCACGACCCTCAGGGGCGCTCGACCCGCTCGCGGCGGTGAAGGAGAAGGCCGCAGAAGAACTCTTCGGGCGCATCGGATCGCGCCTCAACGACGCCTCGCTCACCGAGGAGCAGCTGCACCTGCTCGCTCGGGCCGAGCTCGCCGACATCGTCGCCGGCGAACAGCTCGCGCTCTCGACCGCTGAGCGCAACCGGCTCATCGACGACATCGGCGCTGACGTGCTCGGCTACGGACCGCTCGAGCCGTTGCTCGCCGATCCGACCGTGAGCGAGATCATGGTCAACCGCTTCGACCGGCTCTACGTCGAGCGCAACGGCCGCCTGCAGGAGACCGCGCACCGTTTCACCGGGGAACCGCAGCTGCGTCGCGTCATCGAGCGCATCGTCGCCCGGGTCGGTCGCCGCATCGACGAGTCCTCGCCGCTCGTCGACGCCCGCCTCGACGACGGTTCCCGCGTCAACGCGATCATCCCGCCGCTCGCCGTCGACGGCGCCTCATTGACCATCCGCAAGTTCGCGGGAACCCCGTACACGGTGAACGACCTCATCGACTTCGGCAGCATGACGCGCGAGGTCGCGACAGTGCTCGATGCCGCGGTGCGGGCGAAGATGAACATCCTCGTCTCGGGCGGAACCGGCACGGGTAAGACCACCCTGCTCAATGTGCTCTCGGCGTTCATCCCCGGTGACGAGCGCATCATCACGATCGAAGACGCCGTCGAGTTGCAGCTGCAGCAGGAGCACGTCGTGCGACTCGAGTCGCGCCCGCCGAACATCGAGGGGCGCGGCGAGATCACGATCCGCGACCTCGTGCGCAACTCGCTGCGCATGCGACCCGACCGCATCGTCGTCGGCGAGGTGCGCGGGGCGGAGTCGCTCGACATGCTGCAGGCGATGAATACCGGACACGAGGGATCGATCTCGACGCTGCACGCCAACTCGCCGCGAGACGCCGTCTCGCGCATGGAGACGCTGGTGCTCATGGCCGGGATGGACCTGCCGCTCCGCGCCATCCGCGAGCAGATCTCCTCGGCCATCGACATCATCGTGCAGATCACCCGTCATAAGGACGGCGTGCGCCGGATCACCCACATCACCGAGGTGCACGGCATGGAGGGCGACATCATCACCCTGCAGGACGCGTTCAGCTTCGACTACTCCAAGGGGTACGACGAAGAGGGACGGCTGCGCGGGCGCATCGAGCCGACCGGTGTTCGGCCCAGGTTCGCCGAACGCATCGCCGACTACGGCATCGCCCTGCCGATCTCGCTCTTCCAGCCCGACATCGGCGACATGCTCGGGGCGATCCGATGA
- a CDS encoding type II secretion system F family protein: protein MNPVVLGLGVGVALLALLVLIFYVIAPPAPRVARDRRLAPGVEHVSALTRVTQRTTAAIESVASKRSSRMFGPQELELAGIKTDPSSFVVIVASAASVFALIGVLVGFANGTWFIWAVLLALLAPVGAKLIISSRTSKRRARFADQVDDTVQLVAGSLRAGHGLNRSLAGVASDAEDPTSEELARVVNEVRLGRNLSDSLAITAQRMRSEDFEWVAQAIAINQETGGNLAEVLDQVGKTIRDRNEIRRQVRALSAEGRLSAIVLVALPILVFLFLVIVQPTYFSSFFQNPLGIVALIVAGVLLVIGSIWTALTVRVKF from the coding sequence ATGAATCCGGTGGTGCTCGGACTCGGCGTCGGAGTCGCGCTGCTTGCGCTCCTGGTGCTGATCTTCTACGTGATCGCGCCTCCTGCCCCCCGGGTCGCCCGCGACCGCCGCCTGGCTCCCGGGGTCGAGCACGTCTCGGCGCTGACGAGGGTCACGCAGCGGACGACGGCGGCGATCGAGTCGGTGGCGTCGAAGCGTTCGAGCCGGATGTTCGGTCCACAGGAGCTCGAACTCGCCGGCATCAAGACGGATCCGTCGAGCTTCGTGGTGATCGTCGCTTCCGCCGCCAGCGTGTTCGCCCTCATCGGCGTGCTGGTCGGCTTCGCGAATGGAACCTGGTTCATCTGGGCCGTCCTGCTCGCGCTGCTCGCCCCGGTGGGTGCGAAGCTCATCATCTCGTCGCGCACGAGCAAGCGGCGCGCCCGATTCGCCGACCAGGTCGACGACACCGTGCAACTCGTTGCCGGCAGCCTGCGCGCCGGCCACGGCCTCAATCGCAGCCTCGCGGGAGTTGCGAGCGATGCCGAGGACCCGACGAGCGAAGAGCTCGCGCGTGTGGTGAACGAGGTGCGGCTCGGCCGGAACCTCTCCGATTCGCTCGCCATCACCGCGCAGCGCATGCGGAGCGAGGACTTCGAGTGGGTCGCCCAGGCGATCGCGATCAACCAGGAGACCGGCGGCAACCTCGCAGAGGTGCTCGACCAGGTCGGCAAGACGATCCGCGACCGCAACGAGATCCGACGTCAGGTGCGGGCGCTGAGCGCCGAGGGGCGATTGTCGGCCATCGTGCTCGTGGCTCTGCCGATCCTGGTCTTCCTGTTCCTCGTCATCGTGCAGCCGACGTACTTCAGCTCCTTCTTCCAGAACCCCCTCGGGATCGTCGCCCTCATCGTCGCAGGCGTGCTCCTCGTGATCGGGTCGATCTGGACCGCCCTCACGGTGAGAGTGAAGTTCTGA
- a CDS encoding type II secretion system F family protein: MELSAVLVYVLIGVTALAFGVFVFLLFPARREATTTAVVEEHPTLGPVQQGSISASLVAAAPSGYIAWIERQLVYAGRPSGWSVNGIVVWKILLAIAGVLFVLMFAFSGGISGWGVLIAIAAPPMLFFLPDVMINSRAHDRQEAIKLSLPDVLDQMTIAVEAGLGFDAAMAKAARNGKGPLAEEMIRVLQDMSIGRTRRDSFMELERRTNVEDLRRFIRAVIQADQYGVSIGDVLRVQSAEMRLKRKQRAEEQAMKVSVKILFPLVFCLLPVLFIVLLTPAALNMMNSFSGSIGGP, encoded by the coding sequence ATGGAGCTGTCTGCAGTGCTCGTCTACGTGCTGATCGGCGTCACCGCGCTCGCCTTCGGCGTCTTCGTGTTCCTGCTCTTCCCGGCCCGACGTGAAGCCACGACGACCGCCGTGGTGGAGGAGCATCCCACCCTCGGCCCGGTACAGCAGGGGTCCATCAGCGCGTCGCTGGTCGCGGCTGCCCCGAGCGGGTACATCGCATGGATCGAACGGCAGCTCGTGTATGCCGGGCGCCCTTCCGGCTGGTCGGTCAACGGCATCGTCGTCTGGAAGATCCTCCTCGCGATCGCCGGTGTGCTGTTCGTGCTGATGTTCGCGTTCAGCGGTGGCATCTCCGGTTGGGGTGTGCTCATCGCCATCGCCGCGCCGCCGATGCTGTTCTTCCTCCCCGACGTGATGATCAACAGTCGAGCCCATGACCGCCAGGAGGCGATCAAGCTCTCGCTGCCCGACGTGCTCGACCAGATGACGATCGCCGTCGAAGCCGGGCTCGGCTTCGACGCCGCGATGGCCAAGGCCGCGCGCAACGGCAAGGGGCCGCTCGCAGAAGAGATGATCCGAGTGCTGCAGGACATGTCGATCGGGCGCACTCGCCGCGACTCGTTCATGGAGCTCGAACGGCGCACGAACGTCGAAGACCTGCGCCGATTCATCCGCGCCGTCATCCAGGCCGACCAGTACGGTGTGTCGATCGGCGACGTGCTGCGCGTGCAGTCGGCCGAGATGCGGCTGAAGCGCAAGCAGCGCGCAGAGGAGCAGGCGATGAAGGTGAGCGTCAAGATCCTCTTCCCGCTCGTGTTCTGCCTGCTGCCGGTGCTCTTCATCGTGCTGCTCACGCCGGCGGCGCTCAACATGATGAACTCGTTCAGCGGCAGTATCGGCGGCCCGTAG
- a CDS encoding alpha/beta hydrolase yields the protein MAEPEHPETENPETWRPDVLGPGFEQLTLPLGSDNEGEVVATLVRHRPPWRMRLTRGAASGADVLYVHGWSDYFFNPGLAEYWSNAGARFFALDLRKYGRSLRPGQTPGFITDLADYDADIAAALAAMGHGAPDGSDGGDAASRGSNGRPLILLGHSTGGLTLSLWAARHRGRAAALVLNSPWLEFQASRVGREALAPVIGWGAKVNPLAPLPNVDLGFYTRTVAKEFDGEWEYNHAWRPDRGFTVHPAWLNAVLAGHATVASRIDVGAPVLTLLSKRSTLQARWDPAMASSDIVLVVDEVAERTLRLSQVGAVVRIDEALHDVFLSRAPVREAAYAAITQWLRGYAPHRR from the coding sequence ATGGCGGAGCCCGAGCACCCCGAAACCGAGAACCCCGAGACCTGGCGGCCCGACGTACTCGGCCCCGGCTTCGAACAGCTCACCTTGCCGCTCGGCAGCGACAACGAGGGCGAGGTCGTGGCCACCCTCGTGCGGCACCGGCCGCCGTGGCGCATGCGATTGACGCGAGGCGCGGCATCCGGAGCCGACGTGCTCTACGTGCACGGCTGGAGCGACTACTTCTTCAACCCCGGTCTCGCCGAGTACTGGTCGAACGCCGGCGCGCGCTTCTTCGCACTCGACCTGCGCAAGTACGGCCGGAGCCTCCGCCCCGGCCAGACGCCCGGGTTCATCACCGACCTCGCCGACTACGACGCCGACATCGCCGCCGCGCTCGCCGCGATGGGCCACGGTGCGCCCGACGGATCCGATGGCGGGGATGCCGCGTCGAGGGGCAGCAACGGGCGACCGCTCATCCTGCTCGGGCACTCGACGGGCGGGCTCACGCTCAGTCTCTGGGCCGCGCGGCATCGGGGGCGTGCCGCGGCGCTCGTGCTCAACAGCCCGTGGCTCGAGTTCCAGGCGAGCAGGGTGGGGCGCGAGGCGCTCGCGCCGGTCATCGGCTGGGGTGCCAAGGTGAACCCGCTCGCGCCGCTGCCGAACGTCGACCTCGGCTTCTACACGCGCACCGTCGCGAAGGAGTTCGACGGCGAGTGGGAGTACAACCACGCCTGGCGGCCCGATCGCGGGTTCACGGTGCATCCGGCCTGGCTGAACGCCGTGCTCGCCGGGCACGCCACCGTCGCCTCGCGCATCGACGTCGGTGCGCCGGTGCTCACCCTGCTGTCGAAGCGCTCGACGCTGCAGGCGCGATGGGATCCGGCGATGGCGTCGAGCGACATCGTGCTCGTCGTCGACGAGGTCGCCGAGCGCACGCTGCGGCTCAGCCAGGTCGGCGCTGTGGTGCGCATCGACGAGGCGTTGCACGACGTGTTCCTCTCGCGCGCGCCCGTGCGCGAGGCGGCGTACGCTGCGATCACGCAGTGGCTGCGCGGCTACGCCCCGCACCGCCGCTGA
- a CDS encoding YajQ family cyclic di-GMP-binding protein, with the protein MADATFDIVSKVDQMEADNALHQAQKEVAQRYDFKNVGASIEQSGEKVLIKANSEERAKAILEVYEAKLIKRGISLRSLDAGEPFASGKEFRIETTMKAGIDSENAKKINKIIRDEAPKSVKSQTQGDEVRVSSKSRDDLQATMALLKGKDLEVALQFVNFR; encoded by the coding sequence ATGGCTGATGCAACGTTCGACATCGTTTCCAAGGTCGACCAGATGGAGGCCGACAACGCCCTCCACCAGGCGCAGAAAGAGGTCGCGCAGCGCTACGACTTCAAGAACGTCGGCGCGTCGATCGAGCAGTCCGGCGAGAAGGTGCTGATCAAGGCCAACAGCGAGGAGCGCGCGAAGGCGATCCTCGAGGTCTACGAGGCCAAGCTCATCAAGCGCGGCATCTCGCTGCGTTCGCTCGACGCCGGGGAGCCGTTCGCGTCGGGCAAGGAGTTCCGCATCGAGACCACGATGAAGGCCGGCATCGACTCCGAGAACGCGAAGAAGATCAACAAGATCATCCGCGACGAGGCGCCGAAGAGCGTGAAGAGCCAGACGCAGGGCGACGAGGTGCGGGTCTCCTCGAAGAGCCGCGACGACCTGCAGGCGACGATGGCGCTCCTCAAGGGCAAGGACCTCGAGGTCGCCCTGCAGTTCGTCAACTTCCGCTAG
- a CDS encoding LacI family DNA-binding transcriptional regulator — MAGIEEVARLAGVSTATVSRALSGRGHVSPGSKAKVEEAAARLGYVVSSNASSLASGRTRNIGVVVPFLNRWFFSSVLEGAQQALLRRGYDLTLYNLSGDGRERSSVFEHFLLRQRVDAVIAVSLELTEPEVARLHELGKPLVGVGGPIPGVRTLTIDDVAVARLATEHLIGLGHTRIAHIGGDLEFDMDFHLPTNRRIGYEGALRDAGLDVDPRLFAPADFTIRGGYHAAKQLLGAPHGRPTAIFAASDEMAIGSILAARDLGLVVPRDVSIAGIDDHDLSDFFGLTTVAQFPRVQGEMAVEILMDELEPGTTDAATPAATPLPYELQVRSSTARPPV, encoded by the coding sequence ATGGCCGGCATCGAAGAGGTCGCGAGACTCGCGGGAGTCTCCACCGCGACGGTCTCGCGCGCCCTCAGCGGCCGCGGCCACGTCTCCCCCGGATCGAAGGCGAAGGTCGAAGAGGCCGCTGCCCGGCTCGGCTACGTCGTCTCCTCCAACGCCTCGAGCCTCGCATCGGGCCGCACCCGCAACATCGGCGTCGTCGTGCCGTTCCTGAACCGATGGTTCTTCTCCTCGGTGCTCGAGGGCGCCCAGCAGGCGCTGCTGCGCCGCGGGTACGACCTCACCCTCTACAACCTCTCGGGCGACGGCCGCGAGCGCTCGAGCGTGTTCGAGCACTTCCTGCTGCGCCAGCGCGTCGACGCGGTCATCGCCGTCTCGCTCGAGCTCACGGAGCCCGAGGTCGCACGCCTGCACGAACTCGGCAAGCCGCTCGTCGGCGTCGGCGGTCCCATCCCCGGCGTGCGCACCCTCACGATCGACGACGTCGCCGTCGCGCGCCTCGCGACCGAGCACCTCATCGGCCTCGGCCACACCCGCATCGCGCACATCGGCGGCGACCTCGAGTTCGACATGGACTTCCACCTGCCGACCAACCGCCGCATCGGCTACGAGGGGGCGCTCCGCGACGCCGGCCTCGACGTCGACCCCCGGCTCTTCGCGCCTGCCGACTTCACGATCCGGGGCGGGTACCACGCGGCGAAGCAGCTGCTCGGCGCCCCGCACGGCCGGCCCACCGCGATCTTCGCGGCCTCCGACGAGATGGCCATCGGCTCGATCCTCGCCGCCCGCGACCTCGGGCTCGTCGTGCCGCGCGACGTCTCGATCGCCGGCATCGACGACCACGACCTCTCCGACTTCTTCGGCCTCACGACGGTCGCGCAGTTCCCGCGCGTGCAGGGCGAGATGGCGGTCGAGATCCTGATGGACGAGCTCGAGCCGGGCACAACGGATGCCGCGACGCCCGCCGCCACTCCCCTGCCGTACGAGTTGCAGGTGCGCTCGTCGACGGCCCGCCCGCCGGTGTGA
- a CDS encoding PH domain-containing protein, whose amino-acid sequence MSVFGFDPRVERHLIADEGEVIVDEVRKHWAAVVGAVLEMCAAVPALLLLAWVPQQLYWFPLFLALFLFVHGLWRVLQARMDRFVITNMRVFRVHGILSQRIATMPISRILDISVHTPLIGRVFGYGHFVFESAAQDQGLREIRFVGSPDQRGATIQRVIQRSGLRGPARQMGRSEQFDTAPTPTPAPQRYDPAPRPDRYDTTPPRDPNDTAEMPWWRS is encoded by the coding sequence ATGAGCGTGTTCGGGTTCGATCCGCGCGTCGAGCGCCACCTCATCGCCGATGAGGGCGAGGTGATCGTCGACGAGGTGCGCAAGCACTGGGCTGCGGTCGTCGGCGCCGTGCTCGAGATGTGCGCGGCCGTTCCCGCACTGCTCCTGCTCGCCTGGGTGCCGCAGCAGTTGTACTGGTTCCCCCTCTTCCTCGCGCTCTTCCTCTTCGTGCACGGGTTGTGGCGGGTGCTGCAGGCCCGAATGGACCGCTTCGTGATCACGAACATGCGCGTGTTCCGCGTGCACGGCATCCTGTCGCAGCGCATCGCGACCATGCCGATCTCCCGCATCCTCGACATCTCGGTGCACACCCCGCTCATCGGCCGGGTGTTCGGCTACGGCCACTTCGTCTTCGAGTCGGCCGCGCAGGACCAGGGGCTCCGAGAGATCCGCTTCGTGGGCTCGCCCGACCAGCGCGGCGCGACCATCCAGCGCGTCATCCAGCGCTCGGGCCTGCGCGGACCCGCCCGGCAGATGGGCCGCAGCGAGCAGTTCGACACGGCGCCGACGCCGACGCCGGCACCGCAGCGCTACGACCCCGCGCCGCGGCCCGATCGCTACGACACGACCCCGCCGCGCGACCCGAACGACACCGCCGAGATGCCCTGGTGGCGGTCGTAG
- a CDS encoding NADP-dependent oxidoreductase → MHAHLLTRYGPDGLEPGSVPERAPAPGEVAIRLDAIAVNPLDWKISHGWLAQMIPLALPAVIGSEGAGTVLSVGADVTDFAVGDRVAGFFDSGAFAEIAVTRATRLVRIPAGLSISQAAALPTAAETATRILGLLQPEAASTVVVNGAAGAVGSMVTQLLARDGHTVIGTAGAENHDYVRSLGASPIGYGPNLVSDLRRLAVAGIDAGYDTTGHGFIDRVADLVDARRIVTIADFAAGAGGAIVAGGDPTRLSITRAVRDVFDLAASGEIHVEIAATYPFEALNEALGFSEQGHLRGKVIVAGHDRKPADIGLA, encoded by the coding sequence ATGCATGCCCACCTCCTCACCCGGTACGGCCCAGACGGTCTCGAGCCGGGAAGCGTCCCCGAGCGCGCCCCGGCTCCCGGCGAGGTCGCCATCCGCCTCGACGCCATCGCCGTGAACCCGCTCGACTGGAAGATCAGTCACGGCTGGCTCGCTCAGATGATCCCGTTGGCGCTGCCGGCCGTGATCGGCTCGGAAGGGGCGGGCACCGTACTGAGCGTCGGCGCCGATGTCACGGACTTCGCGGTCGGAGACAGGGTGGCGGGCTTCTTCGACAGCGGGGCCTTCGCCGAGATCGCCGTCACCCGGGCCACCCGTCTCGTGCGGATCCCAGCGGGACTGTCCATCTCGCAGGCCGCGGCCCTGCCGACCGCCGCCGAGACCGCGACGCGAATCCTCGGACTGCTCCAGCCCGAAGCCGCATCGACCGTCGTCGTCAACGGTGCCGCCGGTGCCGTCGGCAGCATGGTCACGCAGCTGCTGGCCCGTGACGGACACACCGTGATCGGTACCGCCGGCGCCGAGAACCACGACTACGTCCGCTCGCTCGGCGCAAGCCCGATCGGCTATGGTCCGAACCTGGTCTCCGACCTCCGACGCCTCGCGGTCGCAGGCATCGACGCCGGCTATGACACGACCGGACACGGATTCATCGACCGGGTCGCGGACCTCGTCGACGCTCGCCGAATCGTCACCATCGCCGACTTCGCCGCCGGAGCCGGAGGCGCCATCGTCGCGGGCGGGGACCCGACCCGGTTGAGCATCACTCGTGCGGTCCGCGACGTCTTCGATCTCGCCGCAAGCGGCGAGATCCACGTCGAGATCGCAGCGACGTACCCGTTCGAAGCTCTCAACGAAGCGCTCGGGTTCAGCGAGCAGGGCCACCTGCGAGGCAAGGTCATCGTCGCCGGACACGACCGCAAGCCTGCAGACATCGGCCTCGCCTGA
- a CDS encoding alkene reductase, whose protein sequence is MNASDASTMEALWSPTTLGSIHLAHRVAMAPMTRSRATGDGIVTQLTRTYYAQRASLSMLITEGTQPSADGQGYLATPGIHTGEQADAWRTVADAVHDAGSTLVVQLMHVGRVSHPSNTPHGRQALAPSAIAAAGDMFTASGPQAMPVPRKMTRADVAQTISDFRRAARLAVDAGADGVELHGANGYLLQQFLSTNANLRTDEYGGDIAGRIRFPIEVAAAVADEIGADRVGFRISPGSPLGDIEETDAAELYPALVAGLAPLRLAYLHVVHLGDDGLLRSLRDGWPTGLVLNRAGADMERRAQDVRDGLADVVSVGQLALANPDLIDRIVAGAPMNSPDRGTLYGGDERGYTDYPRLAA, encoded by the coding sequence ATGAACGCATCAGACGCATCGACCATGGAAGCCCTCTGGTCGCCGACGACACTTGGGAGCATCCACCTGGCGCACCGGGTGGCCATGGCCCCGATGACCCGCAGCCGTGCAACCGGAGACGGCATCGTGACGCAGCTCACGCGCACGTACTACGCGCAGCGCGCCTCGCTCTCGATGCTCATCACCGAGGGCACCCAGCCATCGGCGGATGGGCAGGGATACCTCGCGACGCCCGGTATCCACACCGGAGAGCAGGCGGACGCATGGCGCACGGTCGCCGATGCCGTACATGATGCCGGCTCGACCCTCGTCGTGCAGCTCATGCACGTCGGCCGTGTCTCGCACCCCTCGAACACCCCACACGGGCGTCAGGCGCTCGCGCCGTCGGCCATCGCGGCCGCCGGCGACATGTTCACGGCATCCGGCCCGCAGGCGATGCCCGTGCCGCGCAAGATGACGAGGGCCGACGTCGCACAGACGATCTCCGATTTCCGGCGGGCAGCTCGGCTCGCCGTCGACGCGGGCGCCGATGGCGTCGAACTGCACGGCGCGAACGGCTACCTGCTCCAGCAGTTCCTGAGCACCAACGCCAACCTCCGCACCGACGAGTACGGCGGCGACATCGCCGGCCGCATCCGCTTCCCCATCGAAGTGGCCGCTGCGGTCGCCGACGAGATCGGCGCCGACCGGGTCGGATTCCGCATCAGCCCCGGAAGTCCGCTCGGCGACATCGAGGAGACGGATGCCGCCGAGCTCTATCCCGCTCTGGTCGCGGGCCTCGCGCCGCTGAGACTCGCCTACCTGCACGTCGTTCACCTCGGCGACGATGGGCTGCTCCGCAGCCTCCGCGACGGATGGCCCACGGGGCTCGTACTCAACCGCGCAGGCGCCGATATGGAACGCCGCGCACAGGACGTGCGCGATGGCCTCGCAGACGTCGTGAGCGTCGGCCAACTCGCCCTCGCGAATCCCGACCTCATCGACCGCATCGTCGCCGGCGCGCCGATGAACTCACCCGACCGCGGCACGCTCTACGGCGGCGATGAGCGCGGCTACACCGACTACCCGCGTCTCGCGGCGTGA
- a CDS encoding MarR family winged helix-turn-helix transcriptional regulator, with product MSEPTVPPAMPAEFGVYFALLEVSALVQRGVQGQLRDHGDLSFVQFQILAICGEDPSSPRSMTELADRLVHSKSGLTYQVGQLERAGLVVRVPSTRDERGVNVTLSPEGASLLERVLPGHVEVVRDVLVDALGDADRDELARLLGLVADHVRRRSPRPGRVSDSRDDQA from the coding sequence ATGTCTGAGCCAACCGTTCCGCCGGCCATGCCCGCCGAGTTCGGCGTGTACTTCGCGCTCCTCGAAGTGAGCGCCCTGGTGCAACGCGGCGTGCAGGGCCAGCTGCGCGATCACGGAGACCTCAGCTTCGTGCAGTTCCAGATCCTCGCCATCTGCGGCGAGGACCCGTCTTCGCCGCGGAGCATGACCGAGCTCGCCGACCGGCTCGTGCACAGCAAGAGCGGCCTGACCTACCAGGTCGGTCAGCTCGAGCGGGCGGGTCTCGTGGTGCGCGTGCCGTCGACGCGGGACGAGCGCGGCGTGAATGTGACGCTCTCGCCCGAGGGCGCCTCCCTCCTCGAACGCGTCCTGCCCGGCCATGTCGAGGTGGTGCGCGATGTGCTCGTCGACGCGCTCGGCGACGCCGACCGCGACGAACTCGCACGCCTCCTCGGGCTGGTCGCCGATCATGTGCGGCGCCGGTCTCCGCGCCCGGGCCGCGTGTCGGACTCGCGCGACGACCAGGCGTAG
- a CDS encoding inositol monophosphatase family protein: MSEDASAALLDLARSIALQAAEFARDARRGGVSVAATKSSPIDIVTAVDRDTEALIRRLVLEARPDDGIVGEEDDARIGTSGVNWVVDPIDGTVNFLYGIPAWSISVAVVEGSTDPTGWTALAGVVVNPTTGEVFEARAGGGARLDGRPLQVNTEVPLSHALVGTGFSYSAETRRAQAEVLLEVLPLARDIRRIGSCALDLCSVAAGRLDAFYERGLNPWDHAAGALIAREAGARVGGPGGGAATAELVLAAPPALYEELAAALRRAGVDA; encoded by the coding sequence ATGAGTGAAGACGCATCCGCTGCCCTGCTCGACCTCGCCCGGAGCATCGCCCTGCAGGCGGCGGAGTTCGCGCGCGACGCGCGCCGCGGCGGGGTGAGCGTCGCTGCGACGAAGTCGTCGCCCATCGACATCGTCACCGCGGTCGATCGCGACACCGAGGCGCTCATCCGCCGGCTCGTGCTCGAGGCACGACCCGACGACGGCATCGTGGGCGAAGAGGACGACGCCCGCATCGGCACGAGCGGCGTCAACTGGGTCGTCGATCCGATCGACGGCACCGTGAACTTCCTCTACGGCATTCCCGCCTGGTCGATCAGCGTCGCGGTGGTCGAGGGGTCGACCGACCCGACGGGGTGGACGGCGCTCGCGGGCGTCGTCGTCAATCCGACCACCGGCGAGGTGTTCGAGGCGCGAGCCGGCGGAGGCGCCCGGCTCGACGGGCGGCCGCTGCAGGTGAACACGGAGGTCCCGCTCAGCCACGCCCTCGTCGGCACCGGCTTCTCGTACTCGGCAGAGACTCGTCGCGCGCAGGCCGAAGTGCTGCTCGAGGTGCTGCCGCTCGCGCGGGACATCCGCCGCATCGGGTCGTGTGCCCTCGATCTGTGCTCGGTGGCCGCGGGTCGCCTCGACGCCTTCTACGAGCGCGGGCTGAACCCGTGGGACCACGCCGCGGGGGCGTTGATCGCCCGGGAGGCCGGCGCGAGGGTCGGCGGCCCCGGCGGGGGAGCGGCCACCGCCGAACTCGTGCTCGCCGCGCCGCCGGCGCTGTACGAGGAGCTGGCCGCCGCGCTGCGACGCGCCGGAGTCGACGCCTGA